The Methanofollis sp. UBA420 genome contains a region encoding:
- the hypD gene encoding hydrogenase formation protein HypD translates to MATGDELKAALHEIVDRNYTFMHICGTHEAAIARSGLRSVLPENLHIVMGPGCPVCITPQGEIDAALEFVEKGCIVATYGDLLRVPGTKGSLESCGGDVRVVQGIHKAVEIAEKTDKEVVFISVGFETTVPTVAATILSHPPENFSILSCHRLVPPAMQWLLEQGEASLDGFLLPGHVCVVAGYEEYEQFPVPQVVAGFEPEDILLGLLMLVKQVKEGRHEVENAYPRAVCREGNTKAKALISEVFDTVDVEWRGFPVIPKSGLCLKDKFSQYDARKKFDIEIKHVEKVSGCICDRVLRGIAQPTDCKLFGKVCTPRTPVGPCMVSHEGACKIWNLYHVRHL, encoded by the coding sequence ATGGCAACAGGAGACGAACTGAAGGCTGCGCTCCACGAGATCGTGGACCGTAACTATACGTTTATGCACATCTGCGGCACGCACGAGGCTGCCATCGCCAGATCAGGTTTGCGCAGTGTTCTTCCTGAAAACCTGCACATCGTGATGGGGCCGGGGTGTCCTGTCTGTATCACACCACAGGGAGAAATCGACGCCGCCCTTGAGTTTGTCGAGAAAGGGTGTATCGTCGCCACCTACGGCGACCTCCTCCGGGTCCCGGGCACGAAGGGCTCTCTTGAGTCCTGCGGTGGGGACGTGCGCGTGGTGCAGGGCATCCACAAGGCCGTCGAGATCGCGGAGAAGACCGATAAGGAGGTCGTCTTCATATCGGTCGGCTTCGAGACGACGGTCCCGACGGTCGCCGCGACCATCCTCTCCCACCCGCCCGAGAACTTTTCCATCCTCTCCTGTCACCGCCTTGTCCCGCCGGCAATGCAGTGGCTCCTCGAACAGGGCGAGGCCTCCCTTGACGGCTTCCTGCTCCCCGGCCATGTCTGCGTGGTGGCGGGATACGAAGAATACGAGCAGTTCCCGGTACCGCAGGTGGTCGCCGGTTTCGAGCCCGAGGACATCCTCCTCGGCCTCCTGATGCTCGTGAAACAGGTGAAGGAAGGAAGGCACGAGGTCGAGAACGCCTACCCGCGCGCGGTCTGCCGGGAGGGGAACACGAAGGCGAAGGCGCTCATCTCCGAGGTCTTCGACACGGTCGATGTCGAGTGGCGGGGTTTCCCGGTGATCCCGAAGTCAGGGCTCTGCCTGAAAGACAAATTTTCCCAATACGATGCCAGAAAAAAATTCGATATCGAGATCAAGCACGTCGAGAAGGTCTCGGGCTGCATCTGCGACCGGGTCCTGCGGGGGATCGCACAGCCGACCGACTGCAAGCTTTTCGGGAAGGTCTGCACCCCGAGGACGCCGGTCGGTCCCTGCATGGTCAGCCACGAGGGCGCCTGCAAGATCTGGAACCTCTATCATGTCCGTCATCTCTGA
- a CDS encoding radical SAM protein — MPYRHLFGPVPSRRLGISLGIDLVPLKTCSYNCVYCECGPTTALTTERKEYVPTGDVIAELRSYLSTSPRLDYVTLAGSGEPTLHTGIGEIIQVVKSEFPAYRVAVLTNGSFLPDPAVRRALLDADLVVPTLNAVSDPIFRKICRPHRSLSPETLIDGLIAFRKSFSGEIWLEVFIVPGVNDDDAEVRKIADAVREIRPDRVQLNTLDRPGAAAWVRPADHRTLDHIASLITAAPVDIVGGLVSRHEIDSFHPESADTILALVRRRPCTLDDLARATGMHRNEVGKYLQYLLENHLIEAKRAERGIFFLSVS; from the coding sequence ATGCCCTATCGTCATCTCTTCGGCCCGGTCCCGTCACGGCGACTCGGGATATCCCTCGGCATCGACCTGGTGCCCCTGAAGACCTGTTCTTACAACTGCGTCTACTGCGAGTGCGGGCCGACGACGGCGCTCACCACCGAAAGAAAGGAGTACGTCCCGACCGGGGACGTGATCGCAGAACTCAGGTCCTATCTCTCGACCTCGCCCCGTCTCGACTACGTCACCCTTGCCGGGTCGGGGGAACCGACCCTCCACACAGGTATCGGCGAGATCATACAGGTGGTCAAGTCCGAGTTTCCCGCATATCGCGTCGCCGTCCTCACGAACGGCAGTTTCCTCCCCGACCCGGCGGTGCGGCGCGCCCTCCTCGACGCCGACCTCGTCGTCCCGACGCTGAACGCCGTTTCCGACCCGATCTTCAGGAAGATCTGCCGGCCGCACCGGAGTCTTTCACCAGAAACCCTGATCGACGGCCTCATCGCGTTTCGCAAAAGTTTTTCCGGAGAGATCTGGCTCGAAGTCTTCATCGTCCCGGGCGTCAACGACGACGACGCGGAGGTCAGGAAGATCGCCGACGCCGTGCGGGAGATCAGGCCCGATCGCGTCCAGTTGAACACCCTCGACCGCCCCGGCGCCGCCGCATGGGTGCGGCCTGCCGACCACCGGACTCTCGACCATATCGCTTCCCTGATCACGGCGGCGCCGGTCGATATCGTCGGCGGCCTTGTATCACGGCATGAGATCGACAGTTTTCACCCGGAGAGCGCCGACACCATCCTCGCGCTGGTCAGGCGGCGGCCCTGCACCCTCGACGACCTTGCGCGTGCCACCGGCATGCACAGGAACGAGGTCGGGAAGTACCTCCAGTACCTCCTGGAGAACCATCTCATCGAAGCAAAAAGAGCGGAAAGAGGAATTTTTTTTCTTTCCGTCTCATGA